DNA sequence from the Oceanipulchritudo coccoides genome:
TCCCGCAGGTATTCAAGGCTGTGGCGCTTCTTTTGCAAAGGATAGCTGTCCTCTGCCTTTCCTATCAGCTCCAGCTTGGATGCCTGTATTTCCCATGCCTGCCCGGCTCCCTGGCTTTCCACCAGCGCACCCTGCACACAGACAGCTGATCCAGTGGTGAATTCATGGATCTGGCCAAATTCCGGGCATTTTTCATCCACAATGGCCTGCAAATTGGCAAGGCAGGTCCCGTCATTGATCTCAAGGAAGGAAAATCCCTTGGCATCCCGCCGCGTTCTTACCCAGCCAGACACTTTCACCGATTCCTCGGCGCTTGTTGCCCCAAGGGCCGCTTTCACATTTAGTTTCTTCACGCTCATTTTCTTGAAATTACTCGTCTTCTTTTACGCCTAAAATGGCAAGATGCGATGCATCCCGGTAGAGATTCACGGCAGCTGTCTTGGTCGAAAAGGTATAGGTTGCGGCAACCTTTGCCCGGATCAATGGAAAATAATCAACCAGGGAGAAGGGATAGAAAATCCCGTCCCAATTGGTTGAATGGTACCCCTTCCCGCCGGTCAGGAGGAGTTTAAGGAGCCACCTCAGGTGCAAGTCGCGAAAGCATTGCTTCACCCGTTTGGTTAGCGGGGAGCCCATCCCGTAAACATTGTGGTCCGAAATGAAGACCAACTTGCGTGAAACCCGCAGGGCTTCACGAATGGCAGGTTCCGGATCCGGAATATGATGCAGGACACCAAACATCATTACACAATCAAAAGCACCATCTTCATAGTCGAGGTTGCAGGCATCGCCTTCTGCCAACTGGGACTCCTTTAAGCCCTTGCCGATTGCCACGTCCCGGAGCTCCTTCACCGGTTCAACCCCCATGAAGGTCATTTCAGGATGCCGCTGCTCCAGATAATTGATCGACCGGCCGGTGCCACACCCGACATCCAGCACCGATTTAATGTTGTAGTGACGAAATATTCCGCTCAGCAAGGCCGATGCAATGAAATGCTCATCATTGGGATCAGCCACACAGGCGTCATCATAGCTCCCAGCGGTGTCCTTGTAATACTGTCTTTGCTCGTCTACTTCGCTCATGGGCCCTCTCCTGAGGAAATTTACCCGACATCCGGCAAACGCCGGCTAGTGAAGGGTTACTTATGCCAATTCAGCGTGGCAACCCAATTTCCTAAAACAAAAGAGCCCCGCCTTCTTTCGAAGACGGAGCTCAAAATGTGGGACGTCGCTCGCCACGCGATCTTTCCCGGATGCTGACATTTGGCGCTCTGGATCTCTCCTGGCTGCCAGCTCCCCGACGCTATTCTCCGAGGCTCTTCGGAGTTGCGGCCTCGTAGCAGGGCCGAAGATGGAATTACTTCCATCTAGTTCGTGAGTGAGGCCTCTCAGCACAGATCGCTCCGCGGTTGCGAACCACAGAACTGCCGTACCTGACAGGGATATCGCTGTAATCCGGTATCCCTACCACTTTTCCCCAAGGTCGGCTCCTGTAGTTAAATAGGACGTTTGCCTTGGGTTACGGGTCTGACCTCTTACCTCTCGGGAATGCATTCAGTTTACAGGCCGACGACTCGGTTTTTCGAGCCCCCAGCTTCTCAAAGGAAACCTGCGGCTGTTGTCTAGTTTTCGGCCGCCTGCTTCCCCGCTTGCTCTACCGTTTTCGCTGCACCAACGTTTTATGGTCGCTTTTGGCGGGATTGGCCCCCACCCGGTTTGTTCAAACGGACGAACTGCACGGTAACATTCCTTGACCTTTCAGGTCACCGCGTTGGAGCTTCCAAGGACACAAATCCTTCGGATTCCCTAACTCAGTCTGCTGTCTTTGTGGTGACCGCTTTCTACGCGGCCGACAG
Encoded proteins:
- a CDS encoding class I SAM-dependent methyltransferase; this translates as MSEVDEQRQYYKDTAGSYDDACVADPNDEHFIASALLSGIFRHYNIKSVLDVGCGTGRSINYLEQRHPEMTFMGVEPVKELRDVAIGKGLKESQLAEGDACNLDYEDGAFDCVMMFGVLHHIPDPEPAIREALRVSRKLVFISDHNVYGMGSPLTKRVKQCFRDLHLRWLLKLLLTGGKGYHSTNWDGIFYPFSLVDYFPLIRAKVAATYTFSTKTAAVNLYRDASHLAILGVKEDE